The following proteins are encoded in a genomic region of Periophthalmus magnuspinnatus isolate fPerMag1 chromosome 10, fPerMag1.2.pri, whole genome shotgun sequence:
- the LOC117377224 gene encoding protocadherin gamma-A1-like, which yields MWWLSCLFTAALWTIASAQLRYSITEEVTEGTIVGNVAKDLGLDKSALKDRKYRIVSGAAESLFHVDQKDGNLYVSRKIDREEVCEKSSTCLINLKTVLENPLEVHYVGVEVQDINDNAPFFSELETMLEISESVLPGVRISLKAAKDLDSGSFSIQQYKLSANEHFRLDVTDMDEDGKIPNLIVQKPLDRETENHHSLVLTALDGGKPPKSGQTRIVVNVLDVNDNAPRFTNDELSVTLTENLPLGTTVIQINATDSDEGLNGEVVYAFANSVKQRLLDLFDINSQTGEIIVKGLINYEEKEKYVIEVKASDKGLASLATQKKVIIKIVDVNDNAPEIEVTSFSSSIPEDSRPGTTVALISVNDRDSGLNGKVTCTIEGDVPFTLSPSLQDKMYSLVTKSTLDRETQSQYVLSIAATDHGQPSLKSEKNILIVISDVNDNSPEFVLTPYSFYITEGNEAGAQLFSVQANDKDEGENAHISYHIYRDGSAENKVTSFLNINSENGQITALKSFDFETLKSFQFQVVASDSGTLSLSSNVTVHVFILDQNDNAPVILYPVSSNGSTEGVEEIPRNVNAGHLVTKVRAYDADIGYNGWLLFSLQQVTDHSLFGLDRYTGQIRTLRSLTETDEAEHKLVILVKDNGNVSLSATATVLVKVVEPREAFAASDVKSSTKDSEDTNVTFYLMITLASVSALFIISIIVLIAMQCSKSSTDYTSKYLQDTNYDGTLCHSIQYRSGDKRYMLVGPRMSVGSTIVPGSQANTLVLPDRRRPSEEVRFRMAVED from the coding sequence ATGTGGTGGCTCAGCTGTCTATTCACCGCAGCTTTGTGGACAATAGCCTCTGCGCAGCTGAGATATTCTATCACTGAAGAAGTTACAGAAGGAACCATTGTCGGGAATGTAGCAAAGGATTTGGGTTTGGACAAGAGTGCGCTCAAAGACAGGAAGTATCGCATTGTGTCTGGTGCTGCAGAGTCCCTTTTTCACGTGGATCAGAAAGACGGTAATTTGTATGTGAGCCGTAAGATTGACCGAGAAGAGGTGTGTGAAAAGAGCTCTACGTGTTTAATCAATCTTAAGACTGTGTTAGAAAACCCGCTGGAGGTGCATTACGTTGGAGTAGAGGTGCAGGACATAAACGACAATGCaccatttttttctgaattagAAACAATGCTGGAGATTTCAGAGTCTGTGTTACCGGGTGTGCGGATTTCTCTAAAAGCAGCAAAAGATCTGGACAGTGGGTCGTTTTCTATACAGCAGTATAAACTTAGTGCAAATGAACATTTCCGATTAGATGTTACAGATATGGACGAAGATGGTAAAATACCAAACTTAATTGTGCAAAAACCgttagacagagagacagagaatcaTCATTCCCTTGTGCTGACGGCGTTAGATGGTGGAAAACCTCCAAAATCTGGGCAAACGAGAATAGTTGTGAACGTGCTAGACGTAAATGACAACGCGCCTCGCTTTACAAACGATGAATTGTCGGTGACGCTTACAGAAAATTTACCATTAGGCACGACTGTAATACAGATTAATGCCACCGATTCAGACGAAGGACTGAACGGAGAGGTAGTATATGCATTTGCTAACAGCGTAAAACAACGACTTCTAGATTTATTTGACATTAACTCACAGACAGGTGAGATAATTGTCAAAGGTTTAATAAACTATGAAGAGAAGGAAAAGTATGTTATAGAAGTAAAGGCTTCAGATAAAGGTCTTGCTTCGTTAGCCACACAGAAAaaggtaataataaaaatagtagatGTGAATGATAATGCTCCTGAGATTGAAGTCACCTCGTTTTCCAGCTCCATTCCTGAAGACTCTCGGCCCGGGACTACTGTGGCTCTGATCAGTGTTAATGACAGGGACTCTGGGCTGAACGGGAAAGTGACCTGTACAATAGAAGGAGATGTTCCCTTTACACTGTCTCCTTCCCTACAGGACAAAATGTATTCACTCGTTACTAAATCCACTctggacagagagacacagtcaCAGTATGTACTGTCCATAGCTGCCACAGATCACGGCCAGCCCTCACTTAAATCTGAAAAGAACATATTAATTGTAATTTCAGATGTGAACGACAACAGCCCAGAGTTTGTCCTTACTCCATATAGTTTTTATATCACTGAGGGCAATGAAGCAGGAGCACAGCTGTTTTCAGTTCAGGCTAATGACAAAGATGAAGGTGAAAATGCTCATATTTCTTATCATATTTACAGAGATGGAAGTGCAGAAAATAAAGTGACTTCATTTCTTAATATTAATAGTGAAAATGGGCAAATCACAGCTCTGaaaagctttgactttgagacatTAAAGTCGTTCCAGTTTCAAGTGGTGGCCTCAGACTCTGGGACTCTGTCACTGAGCAGCAACGTGACAGTGCACGTGTTTATTCTGGATCAGAACGACAACGCTCCAGTCATTCTGTATCCAGTCAGCTCTAACGGTTCTACTGAAGGAGTGGAGGAGATCCCCCGCAATGTGAACGCGGGACACTTGGTGACTAAAGTCAGGGCCTATGACGCTGATATCGGATATAATGGCTGGCTGCTGTTTTCACTGCAGCAAGTGACTGACCACAGTCTGTTTGGGTTGGACCGCTACACAGGACAGATCAGGACACTTCGCTCATTGACAGAGACGGACGAGGCCGAGCACAAACTCGTCATACTGGTCAAAGACAATGGCAACGTGTCCCTGTCAGCTACAGCTACTGTGCTTGTCAAAGTGGTGGAGCCCAGAGAGGCTTTTGCAGCTTCTGATGTTAAGAGCTCCACTAAAGACTCTGAGGAcactaatgtgactttttacctcATGATAACTCTGGCCTCGGTCTCAGCTCTGTTCATTATCAGTATCATTGTGCTGATTGCAATGCAGTGCTCCAAGTCCAGCACTGACTACACGTCCAAGTACTTACAGGACACAAACTATGACGGGACTCTGTGCCACAGCATCCAGTACAGATCTGGAGACAAGCGCTACATGTTAGTTGGACCCAGAATGAGCGTAGGATCCACTATAGTCCCAGGGAGTCAAGCCAACACACTGGTGCTGCCtgacaggaggaggccctctgaAGAG
- the LOC129456613 gene encoding protocadherin alpha-3-like codes for MWWLSCLFTAALWTIASAQLRYSITEEVAEGTIVGNVAKDLGLDKSALKDRKYRIVSGAAESLFHVDQKDGNLYVSRKIDREEVCEKSSTCLINLKTVLENPLEVHYVGVEVQDINDNAPIFPELETTLDIFESVLPGVRIPLKAARDLDNGQFSIQQYKLSANEHFRLEVKDMDEDGKIPTLIVQKPLNREAENRHSLVLTAVDGGKPPKSGQTDIFVNVLDINDNAPVFSNGDFTVTLTENAPIGTTVIQVNATDSDEGVNGEVVYAFSKSVKQRLFNLFDIDPQTGAIIVKGSINFEEKEKYIIEVEASDKGLAPLATQKNVIIKIIDVNDNAPEIEVTSFSSSIPEDSRPGTTVALISVNDRDSGLNGKVTCTIEGDVPFTLSPSLQDKMYSLVTKSALDRETQSQYVLSIAATDHGQPSLKSEKNILIVISDVNDNSPEFVLTPYSFYITEGNEAGAQLFSVQANDKDEGENAHISYHIYRDGSAENKVTSFLNINSENGQITALKSFDFETLKSFQFQVVASDSGTPSLSSNVTVHVFILDQNDNAPVILYPVSSNGSAEGVEEIPRNVNAGHLVTKVRAYDADIGYNGWLLFSLQQVTDHSLFGLDRYTGQIRTLRSLTETDEAEHKLVILVKDNGNVSLSATATVLVKVVEPREAFAASDVKSSTKDSEDTNVTFYLMITLASVSALFIISIIVLIAMQCSKSSTDYTSKYLQDTNYDGTLCHSIQYRSGDKRYMLVGPRMSVGSTIVPGSQANTLVLPDRRRPSEEVSD; via the coding sequence ATGTGGTGGCTCAGCTGTCTCTTCACCGCAGCTTTGTGGACAATAGCCTCTGCGCAGCTGAGATATTCTATCACTGAAGAAGTTGCAGAAGGAACCATTGTCGGGAATGTAGCAAAGGATTTGGGTTTGGACAAGAGTGCGCTCAAAGACAGGAAGTATCGCATTGTGTCTGGTGCTGCAGAGTCCCTTTTTCACGTGGATCAGAAAGACGGTAATTTGTATGTGAGCCGTAAGATTGACCGAGAAGAGGTGTGTGAAAAGAGCTCTACGTGTTTAATCAATCTTAAGACTGTGTTAGAAAACCCGCTGGAGGTGCATTACGTTGGAGTAGAGGTGCAGGACATAAACGACAACGCTCCAATCTTCCCTGAATTGGAGACAACGCTAGATATTTTCGAGTCTGTGTTACCGGGTGTGCGGATTCCTCTCAAAGCAGCGAGAGATCTGGACAATGGGCAGTTTTCTATACAGCAGTACAAACTTAGTGCAAATGAACATTTCCGATTAGAAGTTAAAGATATGGACGAAGATGGCAAAATACCCACATTAATTGTGCAAAAACCGTTaaacagagaggcagagaaccGCCATTCACTTGTGTTGACGGCTGTAGATGGCGGAAAACCTCCAAAATCCGGGCAAACCGATATATTCGTAAATGTGTTAGACATCAATGATAACGCTCCCGTTTTTTCAAACGGCGACTTCACGGTGACACTTACAGAAAATGCACCGATCGGAACAACTGTAATACAAGTTAATGCAACTGATTCAGACGAAGGAGTGAACGGAGAAGTGGTGTATGCATTTAGTAAAAGCGTAAAACAACGTCTATTTAATTTATTCGACATTGATCCACAGACAGGTGCGATAATTGTCAAAGGTTCAATAAACTTTGAGGAGAAGGAAAAGTATATAATAGAAGTCGAAGCATCAGATAAAGGGTTAGCTCCATTGGCCACACAGAAAaacgtaataataaaaataatagacgTGAATGATAATGCTCCTGAGATTGAAGTCACCTCGTTTTCCAGCTCCATTCCTGAAGACTCTCGACCGGGGACTACTGTGGCTCTGATCAGTGTTAATGACAGGGACTCTGGGCTGAACGGGAAAGTGACATGTACAATAGAAGGGGATGTTCCCTTTACACTGTCTCCTTCCCTACAGGACAAAATGTATTCACTCGTGACTAAATCCGCTctggacagagagacacagtcaCAGTATGTACTGTCCATAGCTGCCACAGATCACGGCCAGCCCTCACTTAAATCTGAAAAGAACATATTAATTGTAATTTCAGATGTGAACGACAACAGCCCAGAGTTTGTCCTTACTCCATATAGTTTTTATATCACTGAGGGCAATGAAGCAGGAGCACAGCTGTTTTCAGTTCAGGCTAATGACAAAGATGAAGGTGAAAATGCTCATATTTCTTATCATATTTACAGAGATGGAAGTGCAGAAAATAAAGTGACTTCATTTCTTAATATTAATAGTGAAAATGGGCAAATCACTGCACTAaaaagctttgactttgagacatTAAAGTCGTTCCAGTTTCAAGTGGTGGCCTCAGACTCTGGGACTCCGTCACTGAGCAGCAACGTGACAGTGCACGTGTTCATTCTGGATCAGAACGACAACGCTCCAGTCATTCTGTATCCAGTCAGCTCTAACGGTTCTGCTGAAGGAGTGGAGGAGATCCCCCGCAATGTGAACGCGGGACACTTGGTGACTAAAGTCAGGGCCTATGACGCTGATATCGGATATAACGGCTGGCTGCTGTTTTCACTGCAGCAAGTGACTGACCACAGTCTGTTTGGGTTGGACCGCTACACAGGACAGATCAGGACACTTCGCTCTTTGACAGAGACAGACGAGGCCGAGCACAAACTCGTCATACTGGTCAAAGACAATGGCAACGTGTCCCTGTCAGCTACAGCTACTGTGCTTGTCAAAGTGGTGGAGCCCAGAGAGGCTTTTGCAGCTTCTGATGTTAAGAGCTCCACTAAAGACTCTGAGGAcactaatgtgactttttacctcATGATAACTCTGGCCTCGGTCTCAGCTCTGTTCATTATCAGTATCATTGTGCTGATTGCAATGCAGTGCTCCAAGTCGAGCACTGACTACACGTCCAAGTACTTACAGGACACAAACTATGACGGGACTCTGTGCCACAGCATCCAGTACAGATCTGGAGACAAGCGCTACATGTTAGTTGGACCCAGAATGAGCGTAGGATCCACTATAGTCCCAGGGAGTCAAGCCAACACACTGGTGCTGCCtgacaggaggaggccctctgaGGAGGTAAGCGATTGA
- the LOC117378040 gene encoding protocadherin Fat 4-like, whose amino-acid sequence MAISTTVQAELRAKTASKSLYFWSENVICCFFLFFYNLLLFYGQCALAQIRYSVPEEVRDGTVVGNVAKDLGLDVASLGERRFRVVSETNEAIFAVNADNGALYVHGRIDREQLCQGSGTCLMELKVLVENPLEVHYVLVEITDENDHAPTFPKRNETIKIAEQTLSGKRFQLHAAHDPDAGMNSVRTYSLSANEYFDINVRETNSEKIPFLVLKKMLDREKKSEHFLLVTAVDGGKPQRSGTLNVTITVLDSNDNRPVFSQEIYEITVKENVKTGTSIFKLTATDPDEGTNGEIDYSLAKTLKERIYEIFELDTRTADIVVKGHIDYEENDFYELEVQASDRGTPPLTGECRVIIKIIDVNDNSPEIDVTSLSNTVSEDSKPGTVVSLIRVKDKDSGVNGKIIAHITNNVPFELKPSYKENTYSVVTKDFLDREEVSNYDITIKATDCGEPPLSTTKTLSIQILDVNDNSPQFGQNPLYFYIVENNVSGTSLFSVTASDKDKNENADISYSIARTGQEKDVALFLNVNAENGQITALKSFDFETLKSFQFQVVASDSGTPSLSSNVTVHVFILDQNDNAPVILYPVSSNGSAEGVEEIPRNVNAGHLVTKVRAYDADIGYNGWLLFSLQQVTDHSLFGLDRYTGQIRTLRSLTETDEAEHKLVILVKDNGNVSLSATATVLVKVVEPREAFAASDVKSSTKDSEDTNVTFYLMITLASVSALFIISIIVLIAMQCSKSSTDYTSKYLQDTNYDGTLCHSIQYRSGDKRYMLVGPRMSVGSTIVPGSQANTLVLPDRRRPSEEVRDYISFNISSHMAISTTVQTEVLDGWMGVRSWITLCSALLLFYGQCALAQIRYSVPEEVRDGTVVGNVAKDLGLDVASLGERRFRVVSETNEAIFAVNSDNGALYVHGRIDREQLCQGSGTCLMELKVLVENPLEVHYVVVEITDVNDHAPTFPKRNETIEIWEQSLPGKRFQLHPARDPDAGMNSIRTYTLSANEHFDVNVRESDLSKTPFLVLKKPLDREQSKAHHLLLTAVDGGKPRKSGTLNVTVIVLDSNDNRPVFTQEVYEISLPENVEIGTVVIALTATDTDDGINGEIEYSLRESLIQGVENVFKIDSITGEISTKASVNFEETDQYELDVEASDKGTPPLTGECRVIVKIIDVNDNSPEIDVTSLSNTVSEDSKSGTVVSLIRVKDKDSGVNGKIIAHITNNVPFELKPSYKENTYSVVTKDFLDREEVSNYDITIKATDCGEPPLSTTKTLSIQILDVNDNSPQFEQNPLYFYIVENNVSGTSLFCVTASDKDKNENADISYSIARTGQEKDVALFLNVNAENGQITALKSFDFETLKSFQFQVVASDSGTPSLSSNVTVHVFILDQNDNAPVILYPVSSNGSAEGVEEIPRNVNAGHLVTKVRAYDADIGYNGWLLFSLQQVTDHSLFGLDRYTGQIRTLRSLTETDEAEHKLVILVKDNGNVSLSATATVLVKVVEPREAFAASDVKSSTKDSEDTNVTFYLMITLASVSALFIISIIVLIAMQCSKSSTDYTSKYLQDTNYDGTLCHSIQYRSGDKRYMLVGPRMSVGSTIVPGSQANTLVLPDRRRPSEEVNAFQGFQVLVTVVFTAISVDPLI is encoded by the exons ATGGCGATAAGCACAACAGTTCAGGCAGAA CTTAGAGCGAAAACAGCAAGCAAGTCTCTTTACTTCTGGTCTGAAAATGtaatttgctgtttttttttgtttttttataa TCTACTGCTGTTTTATGGACAGTGCGCTTTGGCTCAGATCAGATACTCTGTTCCGGAGGAGGTGAGGGACGGGACTGTGGTTGGAAATGTCGCAAAGGATCTTGGTCTTGACGTTGCCTCTTTGGGTGAGAGACGGTTCCGTGTTGTTTCCGAAACAAATGAGGCTATTTTTGCTGTAAACGCTGATAATGGCGCTTTGTACGTCCACGGCCGCATTGACAGAGAGCAGCTGTGTCAGGGCAGCGGTACGTGTCTGATGGAGCTGAAGGTTCTGGTGGAAAACCCTTTGGAAGTTCACTATGTGCTTGTAGAAATCACTGATGAAAATGATCACGCGCCCACCTTTCCTAAACgaaatgaaacaataaaaatagcGGAACAGACCTTGTCTGGAAAACGATTCCAGCTGCACGCTGCTCATGATCCTGACGCAGGAATGAATTCAGTCCGCACCTACAGTTTATCTGCTAATGAATATTTTGACATCAATGTTCGTGAAACCAACAGTGAAAAAATACCATTCcttgttttgaaaaaaatgctggacagagaaaaaaagagtGAGCATTTTCTACTGGTGACAGCGGTTGATGGAGGTAAACCTCAAAGGTCAGGCACACTGAATGTGACTATAACTGTTCTTGACAGTAACGATAATAGACCAGTTTTTAGTCAAGAGATTTATGAAATTACAGTGAAAGAAAACGTAAAAACGGGCACGTCCATTTTTAAGCTCACAGCCACAGATCCAGATGAAGGAACAAACGGAGAAATTGATTATAGTCTGGCAAAAACATTGAAAGAAAGAATTTATGAAATTTTTGAATTAGACACAAGAACAGCTGATATTGTTGTAAAGGGACACATCGATTATGAAGAGAATGATTTTTATGAATTAGAAGTTCAAGCGTCAGATAGAGGCACACCCCCATTGACAGGTGAATGTAGAGTCATTATAAAAATCATAGATGTAAATGATAATTCACCTGAAATAGACGTGACTTCTCTGTCAAACACAGTGTCTGAAGACTCCAAACCAGGGACAGTAGTTTCTCTCATTCGTGTCAAAGACAAAGACTCTGGCGTCAATGGTAAAATCATCGCGCACATAACAAACAACGTGCCTTTTGAGCTAAAACCCTCGTATAAAGAAAACACATATTCCGTTGTCACTAAGGATTTTCTGGACAGAGAGGAGGtgtcaaattatgacataacaaTAAAAGCCACTGACTGTGGAGAGCCTCCTTTATCCACCACTAAAACtctcagtattcaaatattagaTGTAAACGACAACAGTCCACAGTTTGGACAAAACCCTCTGTACTTTTATATTGTAGAAAATAACGTGTCAGGGACGTCACTGTTCTCTGTAACTGCATCAGACAAAGATAAGAATGAAAACGCAGATATTTCCTACAGCATTGCGCGCACAGGACAGGAGAAGGACGTGGCGCTCTTTTTAAACGTGAACGCGGAAAATGGTCAAATCACTGCGCTGaaaagctttgactttgagacatTAAAGTCGTTCCAGTTTCAAGTGGTGGCCTCAGACTCTGGGACTCCGTCACTGAGCAGCAACGTGACAGTGCACGTGTTCATTCTGGATCAGAACGACAACGCTCCAGTCATTCTGTATCCAGTCAGCTCTAACGGTTCTGCTGAAGGAGTGGAGGAGATCCCCCGCAATGTGAACGCGGGACACTTGGTGACTAAAGTCAGGGCCTATGACGCTGATATCGGATATAACGGCTGGCTGCTGTTTTCACTGCAGCAAGTGACTGACCACAGTCTGTTTGGGTTGGACCGCTACACAGGACAGATCAGGACACTTCGCTCATTGACAGAGACAGACGAGGCCGAGCACAAACTCGTCATACTGGTCAAAGACAATGGCAACGTGTCCCTGTCAGCTACAGCTACTGTGCTTGTCAAAGTGGTGGAGCCCAGAGAGGCGTTTGCAGCTTCTGATGTTAAGAGCTCCACTAAAGACTCTGAGGAcactaatgtgactttttacctcATGATAACTCTGGCCTCGGTCTCAGCTCTGTTCATTATCAGTATCATTGTGCTGATTGCAATGCAGTGCTCCAAGTCCAGCACTGACTACACCTCCAAGTACTTACAGGACACAAACTATGACGGGACTCTGTGCCACAGCATCCAGTACAGATCTGGAGACAAGCGCTACATGTTAGTTGGACCCAGAATGAGCGTAGGATCCACTATAGTCCCAGGGAGTCAAGCCAACACACTGGTGCTGCCtgacaggaggaggccctctgaGGAGGTAAGAGAT tacataagcTTCAATATATCTTCCCACATGGCGATAAGCACAACAGTTCAGACAGAAGTATTAGATGGATGGA TGGGAGTTCGTTCGTGGATCACTTTGTGCTCGGCTCTACTGCTGTTTTATGGACAGTGCGCTTTGGCTCAGATCAGATACTCTGTTCCGGAGGAGGTGAGGGACGGGACTGTGGTTGGAAATGTCGCAAAGGATCTTGGTCTTGACGTTGCCTCTTTGGGTGAGAGACGGTTCCGTGTTGTTTCCGAAACAAATGAGGCTATTTTTGCTGTAAACTCAGACAATGGCGCTTTGTACGTCCACGGCCGCATTGACAGAGAGCAGCTGTGTCAGGGCAGCGGTACGTGTCTGATGGAGCTGAAGGTTCTGGTGGAAAACCCTTTGGAAGTTCACTATGTGGTTGTAGAAATCACTGATGTAAACGACCACGCGCCCACCTTTCCCAAAAGAAATGAAACTATAGAAATATGGGAACAATCTTTACCAGGAAAACGATTTCAGCTGCATCCTGCTCGTGATCCTGACGCAGGGATGAACTCAATTCGCACCTACACTTTATCTGCAAACGAACATTTTGACGTCAATGTTCGCGAAAGTGATTTGAGTAAAACTCCGTTTTTGGTTTTAAAGAAACCTTTAGATCGAGAGCAAAGCAAAGCACATCATCTGCTTCTTACTGCTGTCGATGGAGGTAAACCCAGAAAATCAGGGACGTTAAATGTTACAGTTATTGTTCTGGACAGTAATGATAATAGACCAGTTTTTACACAGGAGGTTTATGAAATTTCACTGCCAGAAAATGTTGAAATAGGAACAGTAGTAATTGCTCTCACTGCAACTGATACTGATGATGGGATTAATGGTGAAATTGAGTACAGTCTCAGAGAATCATTGATTCAAGGGGTTGAAAACGTATTTAAAATTGATAGCATTACAGGTGAGATTAGCACGAAAGCATCAGTGAATTTTGAAGAAACTGACCAATATGAATTAGACGTAGAGGCTTCAGATAAAGGAACGCCTCCATTAACAGGTGAGTGTAGAGTCATTGTAAAAATCATAGATGTAAATGATAATTCACCTGAAATAGACGTGACTTCGCTGTCAAACACAGTGTCTGAAGACTCTAAATCAGGGACAGTAGTTTCTCTCATTCGTGTCAAAGACAAAGACTCTGGCGTCAATGGTAAAATCATCGCGCACATAACAAACAACGTGCCTTTTGAGCTAAAACCCTCGTATAAAGAAAACACATACTCAGTTGTCACTAAGGATTTCCTGGACAGAGAGGAGGtgtcaaattatgacataacaaTAAAAGCCACTGACTGTGGAGAGCCTCCTTTATCCACCACTAAAACTCTCAGTATTCAGATATTAGATGTAAACGACAACAGTCCACAGTTTGAACAAAACCCTCTGTACTTTTATATTGTAGAAAATAACGTGTCAGGGACGTCACTGTTCTGTGTAACTGCATCAGACAAAGATAAGAATGAAAACGCAGATATTTCGTACAGCATTGCGCGCACAGGACAGGAGAAGGACGTGGCGCTCTTTTTAAACGTGAACGCGGAAAATGGTCAAATCACTGCGCTGaaaagctttgactttgagacatTAAAGTCGTTCCAGTTTCAAGTAGTGGCCTCAGATTCTGGGACTCCGTCACTGAGCAGCAACGTGACAGTGCACGTGTTCATTCTGGACCAGAACGACAACGCTCCAGTCATTCTGTATCCAGTCAGCTCTAACGGTTCTGCTGAAGGAGTGGAGGAGATCCCCCGCAATGTGAACGCGGGACACTTGGTGACTAAAGTCAGGGCCTATGACGCTGATATCGGATATAACGGCTGGCTGCTGTTTTCACTGCAGCAAGTGACTGACCACAGTCTGTTTGGGTTGGACCGCTACACAGGACAGATCAGGACACTTCGCTCATTGACAGAGACAGACGAGGCCGAGCACAAACTCGTCATACTGGTCAAAGACAATGGCAACGTGTCCCTGTCAGCTACAGCTACTGTGCTTGTCAAAGTGGTGGAGCCCAGAGAGGCGTTTGCAGCTTCTGATGTTAAGAGCTCCACTAAAGACTCTGAGGAcactaatgtgactttttacctcATGATAACTCTGGCCTCGGTCTCAGCTCTGTTCATTATCAGTATCATTGTGCTGATTGCAATGCAGTGCTCCAAGTCCAGCACTGACTACACCTCCAAGTACTTACAGGACACAAACTATGACGGGACTCTGTGCCACAGCATCCAGTACAGATCTGGAGACAAGCGCTACATGTTAGTTGGACCCAGAATGAGCGTAGGATCCACTATAGTCCCAGGGAGTCAAGCCAACACACTGGTGCTGCCTGACAGGAGGAGGCCATCTGAGGAGGTAAATGCATTTCAAGGTTTTCAGGTTCTTGTCACTGTCGTCTTCACAGCGATTTCAGTTGATCCATTAATATAA